The window CTGGGGCAGTCCCAGGCTGTCGAAGGCAGGCGTTACGGCAGTGTCCGTCGTCAAGTGACGTGTACCTTCCTCATCGTTTGGCGGCGTTTCGAGGAAGGCTTCACACGGCCATGACCGACCCAGCGAAGAAATCACACAAACGCGCCTGATCACACGCGGAAGCGGGCCCCATCATGTGCGTGGGGCTCCTGAGCTCGTGAGATCCTCACTGGCGTGGGGGGACGAGCGACTCTTCGGGTCAAGAGTGGCGCCGACCGGGTCGGCACGCTCTCCGCGTCTTGCGCGGCCTCGGCGCGCTCGGATGCGCGCGGCATGTCACGACCGCTCGTAGAAGAGTACTAGAGATCCTCCCACGACGGGGACCGGGTGGGGGTTTTCGACCGGTGACAAGGGTCTCCCCCTCCCGTCCACATCTTCGCGCGACCGCCGGGTACGCGGCGTCGCCCCTGGTCCGGGGCAGGAGGACGGGAGGCGGAGCGCTAGCGGGATCCGTCGACCGAGGCCCGGGCCAGGGCGGCCAGCCGGGCGGCCTGCGCCGCGCGCTCGGCCTCGGCCTGCCGCTGGAGGGTGTTGCCCGCGGCCTGCTGGAGCAGGGCCTTGGTGGCGGTGGCGGCCGCGCGGTCGGTGGCGAGCAGGGCGGCCACGACGTCGTCCACCGCGGCGGAGAGTTCGTCCGCGGGGACCACGAGCTCGGCCAGGCCGAGGTCACGCGCCTCCTGGGCGCCCACGCGGCGGGCGGTCAGGCAGATCTCGATCGCGCGGTTGACGCCGACGATGTCGACCAGGGGCTTGGTGCCGGTGAGGTCGGGGACCAGCCCCAGGGCGGGCTCCTTCATGCACAGCTGGGCGTCGTCGGCCAGGATGCGCAGGTCGCAGGACAGGGCCAGCTGGAAGCCCGCGCCGATGGCGTGGCCGCGCACGGCGGCGACGGTGACCAGGTCGGGGCGGCGCAGCCAGAGGAAGCCCTCCTGCAGGCCGGCGATGTAGTCCCGCACCTCGGCGTCGGAGGCGGTGCCGTCGGCCAGGCCCGCGACCATGGAGCGCTCGCCGTCGACGCCCTCGGGGCTGAACATGCCGAGGTCGATCCCGGCGGAGAAGATGTCGCCGTCCCCGTCGATGACGACGATTCGGACGTCCTCGGGGAGGGTCTGGCCGATGCGGGCCAGCGTGGTCCAGGTGCGCCCGGTCATCGCGTTGCGGCGGTCGGGGCGGCTGATGGTGACGTGGGCGACCGGCCCCCGCACCACCAGCCTGAGCCTGGCCCGGGAGAGCTCCTCCTCGGTGGGCGCCGGTCCGGACCCGTTCGTCGCCTGTGCCATGGGTTCCTCCGTCGTGTTCGGGGTCACCCCCGGATATTACCCATCGGTAACACAGGGCGGCCAGCGGGCCGGGCCGCGACGCCTCACGCCTTGCGCGTGGGGCCTCCGCGACCGCGCAGTTCCACCCCGGCCTCACTCAGGAGCCGGTGGACGAAACCGTAGGACCGTCCGGTGGCCGCCGCCAGCATGCGGATGCTCTCCCCCGCGTCGTAGCGGCTCTTGAGCTGGGCGGCGAGCGCGGAACGGTCCTCCCCCGCCAGCCGTGGGCGCTTGATCGGCGCGTCGTTCACTCACTCACTCCTCAGAGTCGTCGGATCACCCGTCGTGGGACACCCTCATGATCCGGTATCGGGCCCGCGGACCGCCACACCACGCGGACGCCCCGCCGAGAACGCCGTTTTCGGCACGGGGCGAACACTGACCGAAAAGAGGGGAGGTGAACCTCCCGGGCCCGCCGGGCGTCCACCTCCCCCACACCCCGCGTCCGCCGCGGGCGGCGTCAGGCCAGCGCGATGAGGTCCTCGAACTCGGCGTTCCACACGTCCTCGACGCCGTCGGGCAGGAGGATGACCCGCTCGGGCTGGAGTGCCTCGACCGCGCCCTCGTCGTGGGTGACGAGCACGATCGCGCCCTTGTAGTTGCGCAGCGCCGCCAGGATCTCCTCGCGGCTGGCCGGGTCGAGGTTGTTGGTGGGCTCGTCCAGCAGCAGCACGTTGGCGCTGGAGACCACCAGCGTGGCCAGCGCCAGCCGGGTCTTCTCACCGCCGGAGAGCACGCCCGCGGGCTTGTCCACGTCGTCGCCGGTGAACAGGAACGAGCCCAGCGTGCGCCGCGCCTCGACCTCCGGCAGGTCCGGGGCCGCGCTCATCATGTTCTCCAGCACGGACCGGTCCACGTCCAGGGTCTCGTGCTCCTGGGCGTAGTAGCCGAGCTTGAGCCCGTGACCGGGCACGACCCGGCCCGTGTCGGGTGTCTCGACACCGCCGAGCAGGCGCAGCAGGGTGGTCTTGCCCGCGCCGTTGAGGCCCAGGATCACCACGCGGCTGCCCCGGTCGATGGCCAGGTCCACCCCGGCGAAGATCTCCAGGGACCCGTAGGACTTGGACAGGCCCTCGGCCATGAGCGGCGTGCGGCCGCTGGGCGCCGGGTCGGGGAAGCGCAGCTTGGCCACCTTGTCGGACTTGCGCACGCCCTGCACGCCGTCCAGGAGGCGGTCGGCCCGGTTGAGCATCTGCTGCGCGGCGCGCGCCTTGGACGCCTTGGCCCGGAAGCGGTCGGCCTGCTTGCGCAGGGTGTCGGCCTGCTTCTCGGCGTTGGCCAGCTCGCGCCTGCGGCGGCGCTCGTCGGCCTCGCGCTGCTCCAGGTACAGCTTCCAGCCCATGTTGTAGACGTCGATGACGCTGCGGTTGGCGTCGAGGTAGAACACCTTGTTCACCACGTGCTCGACCAGTTCCACGTCGTGGCTGATCACGATGAGCCCGCCCTGGTGGGACTTGAGGAAGTCGCGCAGCCAGGCGATGGAGTCGGCGTCCAGGTGGTTGGTGGGCTCGTCCAGGAGCAGGGTGTCGGCCCCGCTGAACAGGATGCGCGCCAGCTCGATCCGGCGGCGCTGACCGCCCGAGAGCGTGTGCAGCGGCTGGCCGAGCACCTTGTCCGGCAGACCCAGGCTGGAGGAGATGGCGGCGGCCTCGGACTCGGCGGAGTAGCCGCCCAGCACGTGCAGCCGCTCCTCCCAGCGCGAGTAGGCGCGCACGCCCTTGTTACGGGTCTTGGTGTCGGTGCTGGCCATCTTCTTCTCGGCCTCGCGCATCCCGCGCAGGGCCTCGTCGATGCCGCGCGCCGACAGGATCCGGTCCCTGGCGATCACGTCCAGGTCGCCGGTGCGCGGGTCCTGGGGCAGGTAGCCGATGCTGCCGGAGGAGGTGACCGTGCCGCCGGTGGGCAGGCCCTCGCCCGCCAGCACCTTGGTCATGGTGGTCTTGCCCGCACCGTTGCGGCCGACCAGTCCGATCCGGTCCCCGGCGGCGACGCGGAAGGTGGTCGGCTCCAACAGGAGTCGAGGACCGACGCGCAGTTCGAGGTCGGTGGCGATCAGCATGGTGGGGCTTCCTACGGGGTGGTGGGACGTTCGGGTGCGACCGGTGTGGCTGGTCGGGGCGGCCGGGCACGCGTGTGCGCCGCGGGGAGACATGATCTCCCTCGCGCGGCGGCGGGAGGGGCGGCTCGGGGCCTACCGACCCAGACTAACGGCACCGGCAGGGGGCGGCGCGAGGATGTGACCGGAACGCGGGCGCCCCCGCCCGGTCAACGGGGCGGGGGCGCCGGGCATTCCCGGGGGCGGCGCGGATATGGCGGCGCCGCCCCCGGACCTACTTCTGTTCGGGGGGATCGACCGCGGTGGCTCCGCCGGAGGCGTCCTGGCCGGTCCCCTGGTCGGCCCTGACCACGACGGTGTCCGCCTTGACCTCGGCCACGTCCGCGTCCCCTCCGCCGGAGTCGTCACCGCTGGAGGGCGGGCGGTTGCGCAGCAGCGCGGCCAGCACGGCGACCACCGGGGTGGACAGGAACATGCCGGGGATACCGCCGACGACCGCGCCGACGGAGATCCCGATGAGCACGACCGGCGAGGGCAGGTCGAGCGAGGCGCCGTAGATGCGCGGCGCGAAGACGTTGCTCTCCAGCTGCTGCACCAGGAGCACGGCGCCGACGATGATCAGGGCCACGACCCAGCCCTCGGTCACGAAGGCCACCAGGGCGGCGAGCAGGCCGGTGAGGAAGGCGCCGATGATCGGCAGGAAGGCCCCGACGAAGGTCAGCACGATCAGCGGGATGGCCAGGTTGATGTCGAGGAAGATGACCAGGGCGATACCGATACCGACGGCGTCGAAGAAGCCGACCGCGGCCACGCCCCGCACGTAGCGCCCCATGACCCCGTAGGCGACGTCGCCCGCGTGGCGCATGCCCGGGCGCGAGCGGGCCGGCAGCAGGGTGACCAGCCAGTCCATGAGCTGGTCGCCCGAGTGCACGAAGTACACGGTCAGGGCGATGATCAGGACGATGCCGACCAGGACCGAGATCACCGCCGAGGTGGCGGTCCAGGCGCCGCTGAGCAGCTGGTCCTGGTTCTCGGTGATCATGCTCTGGATCTGCGCCCAGGCGTCGTCGATCATGTCGGTGAACAGGGCCGGGTCGACGAAGGGCAGCCGGATGTCCTGGAGCTCGGTGATCGCGCTGGTGACGCTGTCCACCAGCGGACCGAAGCCCTGGATCGCGGGCGTGACGATCAGCGAGATCACGCCGCCGAAGACGATGAGTCCGACCAGCAGGGCGATGGTGGTCGACAGCCCCCTGCCCAGCCCCTTGCGGCGCAGCCCGTTGGCGATCGGCATGAGCAGGGCGGTGAGGAACACCGCCAGGATCACCGGCAGCGTGACGACCGACAGGTAGACGAGCACGTAGACGAGCAGGCCCGCCACCACGCCGATGAGCAGTACCCGCCAGGCCACGTCGCTGATGGACCGCAGGAGGTTGTCGTCTCCCTGGTGCTGCTCGGTCGGCCCCTCGTCCGCGGCCTGGGGCTCGGCACGGGAGCGCTCGTTCTCCGCCTCCAGCCTGGCGAGGCGCTCGGCGCGGGCTCTGCGTGCGGAGAGCCACTTGTTCAGGAGCGCCCACACTCCCGGCCGCTGGGCTTGCACATGGACTCCATTCTCTGGACGTTGCGCGGTGGAGGTCGGGGGACCGACGGCCGCATGGGGGTGGTCTCGCGGGGGGCGAACGGGCGGGGCCCGTGTTTCCCACGGGCCCGGTGGGAGGTCAACGCTGTCAGAACTGCCAGGGTTCCCGCGGGTGGCCGCTCTCGACGATCTCGTTGCCGAAGGGCGCGAGGGCCACGGGGATCATCTTCAGCGAGGCCCAGGCCATGGGGATACCGATGATAGTGACGGCGAGGCCGATCGCGGTGGCGATGTGGCCGAGGGCCAGCCACCAACCGGCGACGATCACCCAGATGACGTTGAGGAAGGTGCTGCCCCCGCCCGCGCCGGGCCTGCGCACGAGATCGCGCCCGAAGGGCCAGATCGCGTACCTGGCCATGCGGAACGAGGCGACGCCGAAGGGGATCGTGACGATGAGGATGCAGCAGATGACGCCCGCGAAGACGTAGCCGACGGCCAGCCAGAACCCAGCGACGAAGATCCAGATGACGTTCAGGATGAACCGCAAGAGGCCCACGGTGTTCTCGTCCTCCCTCGTGTTGGTGTCCCGCTACGGGGACACGCGGCCGCGGAGCGGCCGTGTCCGTTGTTTCTACCGTCTGGGACGTCCGCGCACCACGACCCGTTCGGGCGCCCCACCCTGGTACTTCCCCTAGGGGCGGCCTTCAGGCACGCGGGAGGGGTTGACGCGGGAGCCGCGGAACGGCGTGTCGTGTGGGGTTCGCGGACCGACGGGGTAGGGGCACGGGACGCGAGGGAGGACGCCCGGAAACGGACGCGGGAGGGACCGCTCACCCTCCTCACCGGCATCGACGGAGGGTGAGGACATACGGTCAGGCCCGAACCGGGAACTCCGCGCAGACCGCAATGTGACCCGCACATCAGGAGGACCCCCTAGGCAGGAGGGACATCGCACCATACGATGTGCTGTGTCCTTCGCAAGGCCCCAGATCTTGCGATGCACAACAAACTCAGACAAAAGACCGCACACCGGTCAGTTGTCATCTGGTTTCGGTAACGGTTGTGCGAGTAATTTCCCTACCCCCCGTGCATGATCGGGACGAGGGATGGCATGATTACGTACCGGCTCGGACGGAGGCCGTCACCGCCTCCGCAGCCGTTCGCGTGAGAGCACTCCGCCGCTCGGCGGATCGGTGCCGCAGTACCTGTGCTTCTCGTGGTCTCAGCCACACCGGGGAACATCACTCGCACCGCTCGGCGTTTGCGTCGTGCGGGGTGACTCGCGCCGCATGACCAATTTTGGTGACTGAAGCTTTTTCCGACAGCTTACTAGTGATTTCAGTAGAGGTGGTTCAAGCATGTCTCAGGTACGTCGGCAGGCCGCGCTGCGCCCCCGCCCGCACTGGGGGTGGCAGGATGCCGCCGCGTGCCGGGGCGAGGACCTTGTGCTCTTCTTCGGTCCGGACGGCGAACGCCAGCCGGAGCGGGAGATCCGTGAGCGCAAGGCCAAGGAGATCTGTGCGGCCTGCCCGGTTCGAAACGACTGCCTGGACTATGCGATCTCGCGTCCGGAGAAGTACGGCACCTGGGGCGGGCTGAACGAGGACGAGCGCGCCTCCGAGCGCCGTCGCCGCATGCGCCGCGCGAACGCCGCGTAGTCCGGAAATTCCCGCAGGCGGATCTCCCCCGGTGGCCCCGGCCCCCGAACAACCCGCGGCGCCCCGACGAACAACGTCGAGGGCGCCGCGGGTTTTCTCATGCCCGGTGTTCTCCCGTCTCCGGTGAAAGGCACCGCTCCCGCCCATGGGACGGCCGTGTCCGGCCCGCCGGCGCCTCAGCTTCGACCCGCCCCCAGGTGCCGGTCGAACCAGTCCAGGGCCTCGGCCGCCACACGGCGCCACTCGCGGGAGTCGCGGAGCAGCCGCTCGGCCCCCGACACCACCCGCAGGTCCGTGGAACCGCCGATCCGGGCGCGCGTCCACTCGCCGAGCTCGCGCAGGAAGGAGTCGTCCCCCTCCAGCAGCACCAGGACCGACGCCCGCACGTCCGGCAGGCTCGCCTCGGCCACGTCGATCCTCCCTCCGTGCGCCACCACCGCGGCCACGTCCCGCGGGTACCGGGCCGCGGCGACCAGGGCCGAGGCCGCGGCGTCGCCCGAGGCCAGCACGCCCAGGGGCTCGTCCGCGGTCTCCGATGTCCGGCGCAACCAGGCGGCCGCGGCGCCCAACCGCTCGCCGAGTTCGTCGGCGCCGACACCGGAGGCGGCGTCGGGAGCGGTGTCGGAGGAGCCGGGCGGGCTTTCCCGCTCGGTCAGCAGGTCCATGAGGAGGGTGGCGTACCCGGCCTGCTGCAGGACCGAGGCGACCGACCGCCACCGCTCGTCCGCGCGCCCCTCCCCCGCGGCCATCACCACCGCGCCGCGCGTCTCGGCGGGCACGGTGAGGTCGCCGTCGAGGTGGACCCCTCCCGCGGGCACCCGCACGCGCCGTGTCCGGCCCGACCGCGGCCGGGTGTGCGCGTTCTCGGCGAGGATGGCGGTGACGTGGTCGTCGGAGAGCTGGCCGAAGTCGCGGTACCACTCCCCCACCGCGCGGAAGTTGTCCGGCGCGCTGAGCACCACCAGGGCGTCGGCCTCCTCCCGCAGCAGCGCGACCGCCTCCGGCGAGGCGACCGGCACCGCCAGGACCAGTCGCGCCGGACCGGCCTGGCGGACCATGCGCAGCGCGGCGCGGGCGGTGCCCCCGGTGGCGACGCCGTCGTCCACGACCACGCAGTCGCGCCCGGCGATCCGCGGGGGCGGGCGCTCTCCCCGGTAGACGCGGCGCCTGCGGTCGAGTTCGTCGCGTTCGGCGGCGACGGTGTCGGACAGGGCCTGGCGGGGCACGTGCAGCCGGGCCAGGGCGCGGTCGTCATAGAGGACGCGCCCGTCCTCGGCGACGGCGCCGACCCCCATCTCGGGGTGTCCCGGCAGACCGATCTTGCGAACCATGAGCACGTCGAAGTCGGCGCCCAGCCGCAGGGCGAGTTCCGCGCCGACCGGCACGCCCCCGCGGGGCAGGGCCAGCACGAGGGGTTCGTCGACCGCGAAGGGGCGCACCCGCTCCGCGAGTCGGCGCCCCGCCTCCGACCGGTCGGCGAAGGGCAGTGAAACGGGTACTGGGTTCATGGCCTCACCGGCGCCGGGGACCGGGCCCCGGTACCGCTCCTCTCGGCTGTGTGGATGAGCCGCTGGAAAGTGGTACCCAGATACCCCCCGACACGGCGGTTCCAACCCCGCACCCGAGCAAAACCGTCCCTCAGGTGCGGCGGAAGCCGTTCCGGAACACGGCCATCAGCAGCGCGTCGTAGCGGCGCCCGTCCCACAGCAGGGAGTCGCGCATGCGCCCCTCCACTGCGAAGCCGCAGGAGCGGTAGACGGCGATCGCCCTCATGTTGAAGGCGTAGACGTACAGCCAGACGCGGTGCAGGCCGATGTGCTCGAAGGCGTACTCCAGCACGAGCTGGGTGGCCTCCCTGCCCAGGCCCCGGCCGGTGAACTCGATCGCGGACAGGGCGATGCGGTACCCGGCGCTCTCGTTGTCGGGCGCGACGGCGTAGAGCGACAGCTCGCCCAGGTAGCGCCCGTCCTTGGGCGCGATGATGGCCAGGTCCAGGCGGTCGGTGCGGTCCGCGCGGCTCTCGCACCACTCCTTGGCCTGCGCGTAGGTGATGCGCCGGTGGGTGCCGGTGAGTCTGCGGACCTCCTCGTCGAGGCTGGCGGCGAAGTAGGCGTCGGTGTGCTCGGCCGCCAGGGGCGTCAGGCGTACGCTCCTCCCGGTGAGTGTGGGCTTCTCTCGCAGCGCGCTCGTGTTGATCATGGGCTCTTCCGGTTCCGTCCGGGCCGTGCGGACACGGTTCCCGGCGTGGGGGAGGCGGCGGACAGCGGGCTGGACGCCCTGCGCGGGAGCGGGCCGCTGGGCGGGGGCTCGGGTCGGGCACCCGGGGAGGGTGACGGACGGGGGCCGGGGCGGAGGATCTCGGGCGGAGTGGAGGCGGGTCGTGTCGGGGGCGGGACGTGTGGGACGCGGGTCCTGTCGGGGGCGGTCAGGGGTCTGTCCGGTGACGGAGCAGGACCTCTATTTGACTTCCTCTTCCATCCGAAGGCAAGAAGGGTCCGGCGGGACCCGCCGGGGCGGTCCCACCGTGGACGACGGCTCCGGGAGGGGGGCCGTCCCGCACGAGCGGTGGAACGGGATCGGCCCGGGGACGAACCTGTCCGGGGCCATGGAAAAGGCCTGCCATCCGATGACCGGACTCGATAGCATCTGCACGCACCGAAAGCCGTCCTGGGAGCCGCCGTGAACGTCCAGACCAGAACCGAGTCCCCTCCGCCGGAGGCCCGCAGGGCCAGAGTCGCGGTCTCCACCCTCTTCTTCGTCAACGGCTTCACCTACACCAACGCCGTCCCGTGGCTGCCGGTGCTCAAGGCCCAGCTGGGGCTGAGCAACACGGAACTGGGCCTGGCGATCGCGGCGATGCCGACCGGCGCGATCCTGACCGGCATGCTGGCGGGCCCGCTGATCCACTGGTTCGGCAGCGGCCGGACGGCGGTGGGGACCAGCCTCATCTCTCTGGGAGCGCTCCCATTCATCGCGCTGGCGCAGAACTGGTGGATGCTGGCGGCGGCGCTGTTCGTGCTGGGCAGCGCGGACGCCTGGACCGACTCGGCGCAGAACTCACACGGCCTGCGCGTCCAGCGGCGCTACAGACGCAGCATCATCAACACCTTCCACGCGCTGTGGAGCATGGCCGCGGTGGCCGGAGGCCTCCTGGGCGCGGCCATGGCCGGTACCGGCGTGCCCATCCTGTGGCACCTGGGCGGCGTGGCCGCGGTGCTGGTGTGCGTGAACCTGGCGGTGAGCCGGATGCTGCTGCCCGGCCCGGAGAGCAGCGAGCGCGAGGACGGCACGGACGCCGGGAGCGGGCGACGCCTGCGCGTGCCCGGACGGGCCGTGCTGCTCCTGCTGGTGCTGAGCGTGCTGCTGATGTTCGCCGGAGGCATCGAGGACTCCGCCGCCACCTGGGGCGCGGTGTACATGACCTCGGAACTGGAGGCGTCCCTGTTCCTGGCGGCGATGCCGTTCGTGGCCTGCCAGGCGATGATGACGCTGGGTCGCCTGGCCGGCGACCGGGTGACCGACCGGTTCGGCGCTGCCGCCGTGGGACGCGCGTGCGGTCTGCTGGCGGGCGGCGGAATCGCGTTCGCCCTGCTGGTACCGAACCCGGTGGCCACGGTCATCGGCTTCGGGGTGATGGGACTGGGCGTGTCCACGCTCTTCCCGCTGACCCTGGCGGCGGCGGGGAACGTGCCGGGCGTGCGCACCGGGGACGGGATCACCGTCGTCGGGTGGCTGGGCCGCGCGGGCTTCCTGGCCTTCCCGCCGCTGGTGGGCTTCCTCGCCGACTCCTCCAGCCTGGGGAACGCGCTGTGGGTGATCGCGGGTGCCGGTGTGGGCGCCTTCCTGCTCGCCTTCGCCCTGCGTCCGCGCGTGTGAGGTCCGAAGGACCGTCGCGCCGCCCCCGCCGGGACCGCGCGGTTCTCCTCCCGCGCACGTGAGAGGGCCCCCGACCCGACGGTCGGGGGCCCTCGTCGCCACGCGGTCCAGGGACCGTGCGGCGGGGTGATGCCGTTAGGCGATCGGAGCCGGACGGCGGGCCCCGGCCCACAGGGCCAGAGCGCCGATGCCCGTCACCACGGCGCCGCCGAGCACGAAGCCCTGCATGTCGACGCCGGTGGTGGCGAGGGTCTCGTCACCGTCGTCGTCGCCGTCGCCGTTGCCCTCGCTCACCGGAGCGGCGGCCTCGGGGGCGCTACCACCGGGGGCGGTGGTACCGGGGGCCTGGATCTCGTCGCCGCCGCCGTTGCCGTCGTCGTCGCCGTCACCAGGGGGCGTCCCGCCGTCACCGGGGGGGTTGCCGTCGTCGCCCGGGTCACCCGGGTCGGGGTCGCCGGGGTCACCCGGGTCACCAGGGTCGCCGGGGTCACCCGGGTCGGGGTCGCCCGGGTCACCGGGGTCACCGGGGTCACCCGGGTCGGGGTCACCGGGGTCACCCGGGTCGGGGTCACCGGGACCGGGGTCACCCGGGTCGCCAGGACCAGGATCGCCCGGGTCACCCGGACCGGGGTCACCGGGGTCACCGGGGCCAGGATCGCCCGGGTCACCGGGGTCACCCGGACCGGGGTCACCCGGATCGCCAGGGTCACCGGTGCCGGGGTCACCGCCGTCGCCGCCGTCACCGGGCAAGCCGGGGAAGACGGGCACGTCGAGGTCCAGAGGCTGGGGCTCAACGGCCGGAGCGACATCCTCAGCAGCGAGGTTGATGACCGTGTTCTCGGCGGCCTGGGGGGCCGCCTCAGCCGCGGTCGCGTCCAGGGTGTCAGCGAACGCCGGACCCGCGGAGAAACCGGCCATGAACAGGCCAGCCGCGGTCACGGTGAAAACGCGCTTTTTGGGGGTCATCCCACTCCTTTCTCTTCTCGTGTACTGATCTATTCAGAGGGGATGGCATAAAGGTGGTCCTCGTGGACCACGACGGCCCGCTCTCCGAGCAGGCCGATGGGTGGGACGGAGTCCGCGGGAGCCTCCTCGACCCTGCCCTCGGCGTCGACGGCCACTGGGGCTCCGTCGATCTGGCCGAAGACGAGGGGGCCGACCGCGATGTCGGGTTGGAAGCCCGG is drawn from Nocardiopsis dassonvillei subsp. dassonvillei DSM 43111 and contains these coding sequences:
- a CDS encoding ABC-F family ATP-binding cassette domain-containing protein, with the protein product MLIATDLELRVGPRLLLEPTTFRVAAGDRIGLVGRNGAGKTTMTKVLAGEGLPTGGTVTSSGSIGYLPQDPRTGDLDVIARDRILSARGIDEALRGMREAEKKMASTDTKTRNKGVRAYSRWEERLHVLGGYSAESEAAAISSSLGLPDKVLGQPLHTLSGGQRRRIELARILFSGADTLLLDEPTNHLDADSIAWLRDFLKSHQGGLIVISHDVELVEHVVNKVFYLDANRSVIDVYNMGWKLYLEQREADERRRRRELANAEKQADTLRKQADRFRAKASKARAAQQMLNRADRLLDGVQGVRKSDKVAKLRFPDPAPSGRTPLMAEGLSKSYGSLEIFAGVDLAIDRGSRVVILGLNGAGKTTLLRLLGGVETPDTGRVVPGHGLKLGYYAQEHETLDVDRSVLENMMSAAPDLPEVEARRTLGSFLFTGDDVDKPAGVLSGGEKTRLALATLVVSSANVLLLDEPTNNLDPASREEILAALRNYKGAIVLVTHDEGAVEALQPERVILLPDGVEDVWNAEFEDLIALA
- a CDS encoding YccF domain-containing protein, with protein sequence MGLLRFILNVIWIFVAGFWLAVGYVFAGVICCILIVTIPFGVASFRMARYAIWPFGRDLVRRPGAGGGSTFLNVIWVIVAGWWLALGHIATAIGLAVTIIGIPMAWASLKMIPVALAPFGNEIVESGHPREPWQF
- a CDS encoding enoyl-CoA hydratase/isomerase family protein — protein: MAQATNGSGPAPTEEELSRARLRLVVRGPVAHVTISRPDRRNAMTGRTWTTLARIGQTLPEDVRIVVIDGDGDIFSAGIDLGMFSPEGVDGERSMVAGLADGTASDAEVRDYIAGLQEGFLWLRRPDLVTVAAVRGHAIGAGFQLALSCDLRILADDAQLCMKEPALGLVPDLTGTKPLVDIVGVNRAIEICLTARRVGAQEARDLGLAELVVPADELSAAVDDVVAALLATDRAAATATKALLQQAAGNTLQRQAEAERAAQAARLAALARASVDGSR
- a CDS encoding WhiB family transcriptional regulator produces the protein MSQVRRQAALRPRPHWGWQDAAACRGEDLVLFFGPDGERQPEREIRERKAKEICAACPVRNDCLDYAISRPEKYGTWGGLNEDERASERRRRMRRANAA
- a CDS encoding GNAT family N-acetyltransferase: MINTSALREKPTLTGRSVRLTPLAAEHTDAYFAASLDEEVRRLTGTHRRITYAQAKEWCESRADRTDRLDLAIIAPKDGRYLGELSLYAVAPDNESAGYRIALSAIEFTGRGLGREATQLVLEYAFEHIGLHRVWLYVYAFNMRAIAVYRSCGFAVEGRMRDSLLWDGRRYDALLMAVFRNGFRRT
- a CDS encoding MFS transporter, with protein sequence MNVQTRTESPPPEARRARVAVSTLFFVNGFTYTNAVPWLPVLKAQLGLSNTELGLAIAAMPTGAILTGMLAGPLIHWFGSGRTAVGTSLISLGALPFIALAQNWWMLAAALFVLGSADAWTDSAQNSHGLRVQRRYRRSIINTFHALWSMAAVAGGLLGAAMAGTGVPILWHLGGVAAVLVCVNLAVSRMLLPGPESSEREDGTDAGSGRRLRVPGRAVLLLLVLSVLLMFAGGIEDSAATWGAVYMTSELEASLFLAAMPFVACQAMMTLGRLAGDRVTDRFGAAAVGRACGLLAGGGIAFALLVPNPVATVIGFGVMGLGVSTLFPLTLAAAGNVPGVRTGDGITVVGWLGRAGFLAFPPLVGFLADSSSLGNALWVIAGAGVGAFLLAFALRPRV
- a CDS encoding AI-2E family transporter; the encoded protein is MWALLNKWLSARRARAERLARLEAENERSRAEPQAADEGPTEQHQGDDNLLRSISDVAWRVLLIGVVAGLLVYVLVYLSVVTLPVILAVFLTALLMPIANGLRRKGLGRGLSTTIALLVGLIVFGGVISLIVTPAIQGFGPLVDSVTSAITELQDIRLPFVDPALFTDMIDDAWAQIQSMITENQDQLLSGAWTATSAVISVLVGIVLIIALTVYFVHSGDQLMDWLVTLLPARSRPGMRHAGDVAYGVMGRYVRGVAAVGFFDAVGIGIALVIFLDINLAIPLIVLTFVGAFLPIIGAFLTGLLAALVAFVTEGWVVALIIVGAVLLVQQLESNVFAPRIYGASLDLPSPVVLIGISVGAVVGGIPGMFLSTPVVAVLAALLRNRPPSSGDDSGGGDADVAEVKADTVVVRADQGTGQDASGGATAVDPPEQK
- a CDS encoding helix-turn-helix domain-containing protein — protein: MNDAPIKRPRLAGEDRSALAAQLKSRYDAGESIRMLAAATGRSYGFVHRLLSEAGVELRGRGGPTRKA
- a CDS encoding phosphoribosyltransferase family protein is translated as MNPVPVSLPFADRSEAGRRLAERVRPFAVDEPLVLALPRGGVPVGAELALRLGADFDVLMVRKIGLPGHPEMGVGAVAEDGRVLYDDRALARLHVPRQALSDTVAAERDELDRRRRVYRGERPPPRIAGRDCVVVDDGVATGGTARAALRMVRQAGPARLVLAVPVASPEAVALLREEADALVVLSAPDNFRAVGEWYRDFGQLSDDHVTAILAENAHTRPRSGRTRRVRVPAGGVHLDGDLTVPAETRGAVVMAAGEGRADERWRSVASVLQQAGYATLLMDLLTERESPPGSSDTAPDAASGVGADELGERLGAAAAWLRRTSETADEPLGVLASGDAAASALVAAARYPRDVAAVVAHGGRIDVAEASLPDVRASVLVLLEGDDSFLRELGEWTRARIGGSTDLRVVSGAERLLRDSREWRRVAAEALDWFDRHLGAGRS